In Saccharomonospora marina XMU15, one genomic interval encodes:
- a CDS encoding AMP-dependent synthetase/ligase — translation MTSNPLTAPTEHIAAEEEGPATLPAALLRNVQRRGKAVAMREKHRGYWREWTWAEYAHRVACVAAGLRSLGVEPGDRVAVHAENRPEWVIADLAAQGIGAQCVGIYPTSPAAEVEYLLKHCGATVLVAEDEEQLDKALAVRDSLPRLRHIVVIDPRGVGQVDGLLTFAELEESGERAGDAQAGYAESVASLDPGDTAIIVYTSGTTGPPKGAMISHTNLVASARTFVQALDGSDADEVLSYLPLCHIAERLTSVIDSVWAGSVVNFGEGGASFTHDLRDVQPTVFLGVPRVWEKMLAGVEIRMADASRLKRWLYRTCLRQGRRLAPYRMRGRMPLRARLLLALCEVLMLRPLREKLGLARVRVALSGAAPIAPQVLEYLWAIGVPVREGYGQTENTALCTLTPSSDIRLGSVGTALDGVELRIADDGEILTRSAGVFLGYLDDPEATAATIDPDGWLHTGDVGELDDDGFLRITDRKKDIIITAGGKNVSPSEIENRIKVSPYVREAVVVGDRRKYLTALIGIELDTVGDWAMRRGIAYTTYADLSAKPEVHALIESVVAEANRDLAAVEQLKQFTLIGKELDHEDGELTATQKVKRKAIEQRFAAEIEAMYQ, via the coding sequence GTGACTTCGAACCCACTCACCGCGCCCACCGAACACATCGCGGCCGAGGAGGAGGGACCGGCCACACTACCCGCGGCCCTGCTGCGCAACGTGCAGCGACGCGGCAAGGCCGTCGCCATGCGGGAGAAGCACCGGGGCTACTGGCGGGAATGGACCTGGGCGGAGTACGCACACCGGGTGGCGTGCGTGGCGGCCGGACTTCGCTCGCTCGGCGTCGAGCCGGGCGACCGGGTGGCCGTACACGCCGAGAACCGGCCGGAGTGGGTGATCGCCGACCTCGCCGCACAGGGCATCGGCGCGCAGTGCGTCGGGATCTACCCGACCTCACCCGCCGCCGAGGTCGAGTACCTGCTCAAACACTGCGGAGCTACGGTGCTCGTCGCCGAGGACGAGGAACAACTCGACAAGGCGCTCGCCGTTCGCGACTCGCTGCCTCGACTGCGGCACATAGTGGTGATCGACCCGCGGGGGGTCGGCCAGGTCGACGGCCTGCTCACCTTCGCGGAGCTGGAGGAAAGCGGCGAACGAGCAGGCGACGCGCAGGCAGGCTACGCGGAATCGGTGGCCTCACTCGACCCTGGCGACACCGCGATCATCGTCTACACCTCCGGCACGACCGGCCCGCCCAAGGGCGCCATGATTTCCCACACCAATCTGGTCGCCTCCGCGCGCACGTTCGTGCAGGCACTCGACGGCTCCGACGCCGACGAGGTGCTGAGCTACCTGCCGCTGTGCCACATCGCCGAACGTCTCACGTCCGTCATCGACTCCGTCTGGGCGGGTTCGGTGGTCAACTTCGGTGAGGGTGGCGCCTCCTTCACCCACGACCTGCGCGACGTGCAGCCGACCGTGTTCCTCGGCGTGCCGAGGGTCTGGGAGAAGATGCTCGCGGGCGTGGAGATCCGGATGGCCGACGCCTCGCGGCTCAAACGCTGGCTGTATCGCACCTGCCTGCGCCAGGGCAGGCGGCTTGCCCCCTACCGGATGCGTGGCCGGATGCCGCTGCGCGCGCGGCTCCTCCTCGCGCTGTGCGAAGTGCTGATGCTCCGCCCGCTTCGCGAGAAGCTCGGACTGGCCAGGGTGCGGGTCGCGCTCAGCGGCGCCGCGCCGATCGCCCCGCAGGTGCTGGAATACCTGTGGGCCATCGGAGTGCCGGTGCGCGAGGGCTACGGGCAGACCGAGAACACGGCGCTGTGCACGCTCACGCCAAGCAGCGACATCAGGCTGGGCTCGGTCGGCACCGCGCTCGACGGCGTGGAACTACGCATCGCCGACGACGGCGAGATCCTCACGCGATCGGCGGGCGTGTTCCTCGGTTACCTGGACGATCCCGAGGCCACGGCCGCGACGATCGACCCCGACGGCTGGCTGCACACCGGCGACGTCGGCGAGCTCGACGACGACGGCTTCCTGCGGATCACCGACCGCAAGAAGGACATCATCATCACCGCCGGTGGCAAGAACGTGTCGCCTTCGGAGATCGAGAACCGGATCAAGGTCTCACCGTACGTGCGGGAGGCCGTCGTGGTCGGCGACCGCCGCAAGTACCTGACCGCGCTGATCGGCATCGAACTCGACACCGTCGGCGACTGGGCGATGCGGCGGGGGATCGCCTACACCACCTACGCCGATCTCTCGGCCAAACCCGAGGTGCACGCGTTGATCGAGAGTGTCGTCGCCGAAGCCAACCGCGATCTCGCCGCGGTGGAGCAGCTCAAACAGTTCACCCTCATCGGCAAGGAACTCGACCACGAGGACGGTGAGTTGACCGCGACACAGAAGGTCAAGCGCAAGGCCATCGAACAGCGCTTCGCGGCTGAGATCGAGGCGATGTACCAATGA
- a CDS encoding branched-chain amino acid ABC transporter permease: MTAFLQNCFAGLSLGSTYALVALGFVVIYKSTGVINFAQGGLLALGAYLGFTFSSNLAVAFGVAVLLALVSAALVGATFERIVLRRMVGQPPFAVIMITIGLLFVLEPLITAIWGFDQKQVNNPWNIRTIEVGSLVLGVRDLWTIGLTALAVAAFFVFFRFSSLGLAMRVTAFDPEAALAQGISARKVYAVSWAIAAALAALAGILMAAGPGGLSPSIGFIALAAFPAMILGGMDSPGGAVLGGLIIGLAEALTRGYQDELFSWAGDNVSVIIPYLLMILILLIRPYGLLGTKEVRRV, from the coding sequence ATGACGGCCTTCCTGCAGAACTGCTTCGCCGGGCTGTCGCTCGGCTCCACCTACGCGCTGGTCGCGCTGGGCTTCGTGGTGATCTACAAGTCCACCGGCGTAATCAACTTCGCGCAGGGCGGACTGCTCGCGCTCGGCGCCTACCTGGGTTTCACGTTCTCCAGCAACCTCGCGGTGGCCTTCGGTGTCGCCGTGCTGCTGGCGCTGGTGTCCGCGGCGCTGGTGGGGGCGACGTTCGAGCGCATCGTGCTGCGACGGATGGTGGGGCAGCCGCCGTTCGCCGTCATCATGATCACGATCGGCTTGCTGTTCGTGCTCGAACCGCTGATCACGGCGATCTGGGGCTTCGACCAGAAGCAGGTCAACAACCCGTGGAACATCCGCACGATCGAGGTCGGCTCGCTGGTACTCGGCGTGCGCGACCTGTGGACGATCGGGCTCACCGCGCTCGCCGTCGCCGCGTTCTTCGTGTTCTTCCGCTTCTCCTCGCTCGGGCTGGCCATGCGGGTCACCGCGTTCGATCCCGAGGCAGCGCTGGCACAGGGGATCAGCGCGCGCAAGGTGTACGCGGTGTCGTGGGCCATCGCGGCGGCGCTCGCCGCGCTGGCGGGCATCCTGATGGCCGCCGGACCTGGCGGGCTCAGCCCGTCGATCGGCTTCATCGCACTGGCCGCGTTCCCCGCGATGATCCTCGGCGGCATGGACTCGCCAGGGGGAGCCGTGCTCGGCGGGCTCATCATCGGTCTGGCCGAGGCACTGACCCGCGGCTACCAGGACGAGTTGTTCTCCTGGGCGGGCGACAACGTCTCGGTGATCATCCCGTACCTGCTCATGATCCTGATCCTGTTGATCCGGCCGTACGGCCTGCTTGGCACCAAGGAAGTGAGGCGGGTCTGA